AAATATGCATACTTGCTTTTAGTCCACCTGCACATGACAAAACtaatactattattattattaatgtacAAACTACAAACTCCTTTAAAATGGCTTCATTTATGATTATGAAATGAACAAATAAGATAACATCATAGAAAAAGTTGTGGGGTCCGattctattattatattaatagaaTGCATGACTGAAGCATTTGATGTCTAGATACATTGTCAATTTTAGTCTCATCTCCAATCGATcaatttgataattgttcaaCTTTAGTTGGTTCTCACTCTCTTAGAATCGGTTCAAGCTATAGATTGAATAGAGTTGAACCGCGGTTGGTTCAATTTCAATCTGCCCATTCGTTCAATTGGAACCGGGTCTCTTAGAACCAAATCAAACTAGTTTTAATCGAGCTCAGCCGTGGCCGGTtcaatcaattcatttttttaggtTTCATTTGAAAAGCTAAAAATCAACACtggtttatttatttgttaggCATCAAgtgcttatttatttgttagaCATCAAGTTCAATCCATTGATTCATAACTCAAAGTCCTGACTTATTTGATCTCCAACTTGATTGCTTAATGCATATAAcaaatgttgttaaaatatcacCTCAAACTATCTTGTCCAAACAATTGATGTAAAGTTTTTCCAAGATACCACAATTCAttttatagggttaaatatgtttttggtctttataaatatgttaactttttgttttagtccctctaaaattttccttcaacttttaatccctataaaactttcaattactacttttggtccctatttttaatttaatttttgtattttttaatgaaattgtaaagaaatgtgtaaaatattctaaaaaaattcctaaaaaaattaaatttttttaacaaaacacaaattaaatataaatttttaaccgtgaaaaatataaaaattcatattaaattcatgttttgttaaaaaattctttaaaaaaatatgaattctagatatgagtttactttaacagatggaccaaaagtgaagattgaaaattttatagagactaaaagttgaaggaaaattttagaggaactaaaacgaaaagttggcatatttatagggattaaaaacatatttaacccttatttttataagatggaAAATATACTAACCAATCCTTTATTCCCACGCGTACTTCCTTGTCTTCATCAACCTTTTTGCCACAATAATTTGTCCCTACAGCCCAATTGACTTTCTCTTTATTGGCCTCATCTTCATCACCCTCATTCTTTAAGCTCAATTCAAACCTCAGGTACTCTTGCTCCTATAATCAAATAGAAATTAATCATGATCATAACATGCTTGAACAAATTTAGAAATtcatgttcaaaaaaaattaatcaaccaCATGAAGAATATATGTTAATTAAGcaatttataaacaattttgCTTGGATTGAACTACAAGAATGATCTGGACTCCTTGATATGTCTATcatcaaaaaggaaaaacaaaacaaattattattttcttacgAGGATCAACCATAATATATACACATACACACATATGTACCATatacttgaattatatatatacatataatttgAATTCTTGATAGCTGCTGCAGAGGATGCAAACTATATGGCACTTACCGTGAGATTGCGCGCACGGAGTCTTGCCGCAGCCTTGATAGCAGCAAGGAGATGATCCTCTTCCACAATTCGCTTTTGCCTCCAAAACTTGGCAATTTCGCGTTTTGTCACGCTCTCTTCTGCTCTTGGCTTCGAGATGATTCGGAATTTTGGAAgcggaggaggtggtggtggtgttgctGCCCTTGAAATAGTCCCTTGTTCCTTCCTTTGCTTCATTTCGACAAACTTTTGAGCTTTTTTCACTTTGTCACTACTCACTAAACTTCTAAGCTAtatctaaaataaatttgagaTTACGGATGTAAGCAACTAACTATCCAACCTACCTTTCTTCCACACTACACCAGTAGATAGACTTTTTGTTACAACTGGAATTTCTTAGTCGGAGAGCATAAGCAATATTTATAGCCCCTTTTAACTTGCGTGGGGAgaacataaacaacaaaaaagaaaaagggtcGGTTGTTCCATCtattttaaatgtaaaaatgtaaaagaaagaataaaaaataacactcTTTCCGTCTCAATTATAAGTCCATTTCACataaataattaacaaatttgattaattgcacatgaaagagaaaaattgtgagttattttacaaaattaatatttattaaaagtaTGAAAAAGATAATTCTACtactactataaaaaaaaaaatcctcctataaaattttataattaaccTCAGTTAAACTCATAATCatgtatgttttatttttatggattgaattgtcattttacaaataaaaaattaatttattatgacataaatataAGGAAACGGTTTATTCTCCTATGTTATGTCATAAATATAGAAATATGGTTTTTTCTCATCTCTTTTGTCGTATTATACgaaaaaatcatttattctcatcgttttttttttttgaaacattatTCTCATCTCTTTTAATCATTTGATCTCactaatttacaaaaaaaagtatttaatagGCACACTACATTaagattgatattttaaaaataatatttaaaaaaatttatcatatcGAATTTCTAGTATCAATACATAAAAATTTACCTCTGCATATATAAGCACATAAAATCTACAACGAGAGCGAcacaaatatttaataatgttttgtatataaaattaaaaaaatatatttaatagaaacactaTATCAATGTAATTAaacttttgtttgattttttttttttgacaaaaacaaaacgatattcattcattcaaatcgatagagtacatcagatacaaacatcgctaaaaacgtaaagggtgaatctgcgaacaaactcagaacacccaagttaatagcatacaacggaaaaatgcctacaaataatatgataaaacttaagtcaccgaaatatctatgcttccggatctgcaacgttgacgtccaaatcattggttgaatttgtaattgactgatgtAGATCTTTCAAGAGGAACTGAACAAACACCGCGACAAAACGTgaaatcaaacgccgcacaagacgacgaacaacagaacgccgcacttagacgacgaaatcacaaaaaacacaaaaggaaaaacttgatagatgtgaaaaccacttatttagattaaaagaaaatgggaaaaaagatgtagaggggtgattctaggttaaaaaatgacctaaaatcacccctcctcgatgaacgaaagagaaagaaagtttagagagaagttagAGTTTCTCCTACTAGAAAACTAGGGTCGGCTAACACATGTAAGAGAAATTAAACCTTTGTTTAATATATAGCATgactttttgatatataatatgacttttagaaaattttactatatatatgatatgatatttcaattctaatttataatattgCAATTGagaatttaatttgaaattaaattgtaATAAGAAAAACGAAACACTATCAtcaagaaaaattatatatatgctatCTTTAGTAAAGAATAAAACATAGAGTAATGAAAGCCATCATTGTTCACGTACAAGAGTGATTTTTTACATGGTTTTGACAGATATCTCCAAAATTCAAAGAGAAATGTTCATACAAATTGGAGAAAGACCGATGCAAAACAGCTAATTAgatatcattctctaaaaataaaaaataaactaattagACGTCACAAATTTTATAGAAATCGATGACCAAGCAtggttattttttatgaaaaatgatatttatacaattattttagaacaacattttattttttctttttatagaaATGAATGGGGCAAAGAGTGATGTCCCGTAAATAGAGAGAAAGAGGAACAAAGAGTGATGTCTCATAAATaaatgattgtataaatattatttcttttattttttaataaaatataaagagagtagttaaaaaaaataatgacattTATGACTTATAGGCATtgtaaaaggatttttttttttaaggaaaaggaCTTATAGTTTAAGATGAATGAAGTATTAAAGAATAGTGTTGCTTTTGGCTCAAGTTAATGCGGCTAAagttgatgtaatttttttagttttatcagAAGTTAAACTTTTGTCTCTGTTTTTTTGAGAAGGTTAAACAGCGCTCTTAGAATATTGGTTGAGCAaccaaaacaacttttttatataagtgtcataattattacttaataaaaaattaaaatttatattttcaagataaattttcttcttataattttCTTAATCATTGTCCTGAGCATCGGTTAGCAAGACACTTTAGCAAATGGTAAAGAACTCGCATTACACGCTCAACAAGTTCTCGAGACCCGAGGGAGATTACGGTGACATGGATATCAAATCATTGTAGTACTGGGCAGcaattcaaacaaacaaaaaatcaacGTCTTATGATTTTTCTAACATTAAGAGGGGACTCCAATTATATCAAGTTTGGGACCGAATAATAAAGATAATCTTCTTACgtgtttttctcttctttcacCATTAAGAAGGTTCCCATCCCTATCAAGAATCTTCAATGGGTGGCTGTGATCCTCTGATCCTCATATGACACGAGCAACTTGcgattataaaatatatttcatggTATAGTGATGCATACtatatacataattttatttgtccTCCATGGCAACTTCTAATTCTTTTAATCAGTGGATAATGTAATGTTAATAAACAAGTCTTGGTGTGAACCAACTGCAAGTAAACTTCCTCTCATTAGCCCTTATCCAAAGCAAAAGGCCAACTACAACAGTATTGCCAAATattataaacacaaaaaaactaAGTTGCAGTTATCAGTCTATTAAATAATTTGCTCAAGAAAAAACCTTACTTAAATAAGATTAGGACATAAGAAATATCAACTAGTTTAATTGAGAATTATAGCAAGTTGTACTTTGTATATTCTGCCACCAAAATTTTAAGGTACAAGAGAAACAATGACTAATATGCACTACAATTTGTAATACAAGAAAGCATACAATGAAAGCAACAGTtcaaagataaaaagaaaaggaaaggtaAAAACTTAACAGAAGAAAGG
Above is a genomic segment from Medicago truncatula cultivar Jemalong A17 chromosome 5, MtrunA17r5.0-ANR, whole genome shotgun sequence containing:
- the LOC11418765 gene encoding uncharacterized protein, which codes for MKQRKEQGTISRAATPPPPPPLPKFRIISKPRAEESVTKREIAKFWRQKRIVEEDHLLAAIKAAARLRARNLTEQEYLRFELSLKNEGDEDEANKEKVNWAVGTNYCGKKVDEDKEVRVGIKDWWTKSKYAYLNQPALASMDPPKKRTSTYVPHIISYKPKALYPTAIGVF